In Lujinxingia litoralis, the following proteins share a genomic window:
- a CDS encoding ATP-binding cassette domain-containing protein, translating to METNSTSGASGAESIVVENLQKRYGDFEALRGISFSIKPGEIVGFLGPNGAGKTTTMKILTCFMAATEGRARVAGYDVHQASRQVRERIGYLPENVPLYDEMLVYDYLKFMADLRGVAKARRQERIQAVAELTGLGQVMGRPIGELSRGYRQRVGLAQAIIHEPEVIVLDEPTTGLDPNQIIEIRDVIKTIGRHKTIIFSTHILQEVTAVCDRIIIINRGQIVADGSLHELEARVAQAEPGLRVSFAGEPTAALQTWLAELPGVEGVYAVSGAPTMASFRLKTRDKAQTRRALLAAEPPAEHELLSLTEEEPTLESIFRLFTGGSTEEGEVSEAGESGAQGASETEAAAPSPVEQDEEEEALSDAASNVPSAGEGAADARQEEVSRG from the coding sequence ATGGAGACGAACTCGACGAGCGGCGCCTCCGGCGCCGAGAGTATCGTGGTGGAGAACCTCCAGAAGCGCTACGGCGACTTCGAGGCGCTCCGCGGCATCAGTTTTAGCATCAAACCCGGGGAAATCGTGGGATTTCTGGGGCCCAACGGCGCCGGAAAGACCACCACGATGAAGATTCTGACCTGCTTTATGGCGGCGACCGAGGGCCGCGCCCGGGTGGCCGGGTATGACGTGCATCAGGCCTCGCGTCAGGTGCGAGAGCGGATCGGTTATCTGCCCGAGAACGTGCCTCTTTACGACGAGATGCTCGTCTACGACTACCTTAAGTTTATGGCCGATCTTCGCGGGGTGGCGAAGGCGCGTCGCCAGGAGCGCATTCAGGCCGTGGCCGAACTCACCGGCCTGGGGCAGGTGATGGGCCGCCCGATTGGCGAACTCTCCCGGGGTTATCGTCAGCGCGTGGGGTTGGCTCAGGCCATCATTCATGAGCCCGAGGTCATCGTGCTCGACGAGCCGACCACCGGGCTCGATCCCAACCAGATCATTGAGATCCGCGACGTCATCAAGACCATTGGCCGGCACAAGACGATCATCTTCTCCACGCATATCCTCCAGGAGGTCACCGCGGTCTGCGATCGGATCATCATCATCAACCGTGGTCAGATCGTGGCCGATGGCTCGCTCCATGAGTTGGAGGCGCGAGTGGCGCAGGCCGAACCCGGGCTACGGGTGAGCTTTGCCGGCGAGCCCACCGCGGCATTGCAAACCTGGCTGGCGGAGCTGCCCGGGGTAGAGGGGGTCTACGCGGTCAGTGGGGCTCCGACCATGGCGAGCTTTCGGCTGAAGACCCGGGATAAAGCTCAGACGCGCCGGGCGCTGCTGGCCGCGGAGCCGCCGGCGGAGCACGAACTCTTAAGCCTGACCGAGGAGGAGCCCACGCTGGAGTCGATCTTTCGCCTCTTTACCGGCGGGTCCACCGAAGAAGGGGAGGTGTCGGAGGCTGGTGAGTCCGGGGCGCAGGGGGCCTCGGAGACTGAAGCCGCCGCGCCGTCGCCGGTGGAACAGGACGAGGAGGAGGAGGCGTTGAGCGACGCCGCATCCAACGTCCCCAGCGCAGGGGAGGGCGCCGCTGACGCCCGCCAAGAGGAGGTCTCACGTGGGTAA
- a CDS encoding ABC transporter permease: MGNILLITRRELGTYFNSVVAYIVVILFLVITGALFWLNFFQEISVVSLRAFFSQAPLFLAFFAPAITMGLLASEKRSGTLELLMTMPVSDLQIVVGKFLAAVVLLGVVFLMTLPYPLTLSMLGELDWGAVGAGYIGLMLLGATYAAVGVMASSFTRDQVVAILVAFSICFFLYLVDQLVGPASGAAVRAAEYLSTSYHFENIARGVVDARDVFYYLSVMGVSLGVATLSVGARRW; encoded by the coding sequence GTGGGTAATATTCTGCTGATCACTCGCCGCGAGCTGGGCACCTACTTCAATTCGGTGGTGGCCTACATCGTGGTGATCTTGTTTCTCGTCATCACCGGGGCGCTCTTCTGGCTGAACTTCTTTCAGGAGATCAGCGTGGTGTCCCTGCGGGCCTTTTTCAGTCAGGCGCCCCTCTTCCTGGCGTTTTTTGCGCCGGCGATCACCATGGGGCTTCTGGCCAGCGAGAAACGCTCGGGCACCCTGGAGCTTTTGATGACCATGCCGGTGAGCGATCTGCAGATCGTGGTCGGCAAGTTCCTGGCGGCGGTGGTGCTCCTGGGCGTGGTCTTCTTGATGACGCTTCCTTATCCGCTGACCCTCTCGATGCTCGGCGAGCTGGACTGGGGCGCGGTGGGCGCGGGCTACATCGGGTTGATGCTCCTGGGCGCGACCTACGCGGCGGTGGGGGTGATGGCGTCGAGTTTTACCCGCGACCAGGTGGTGGCCATCCTGGTGGCGTTCTCGATCTGCTTTTTCCTCTACCTGGTCGATCAGCTTGTGGGGCCGGCCTCCGGCGCGGCGGTACGCGCGGCGGAGTACCTCTCTACGAGCTACCACTTTGAGAACATCGCCCGCGGGGTCGTCGATGCGCGAGACGTCTTCTACTACCTCTCGGTGATGGGAGTGAGCCTGGGCGTGGCCACGCTGAGCGTGGGCGCGCGCCGCTGGTGA